The Salminus brasiliensis chromosome 8, fSalBra1.hap2, whole genome shotgun sequence genome has a window encoding:
- the tent5c gene encoding terminal nucleotidyltransferase 5C isoform X1, producing the protein MAAAEVAGNVAVSLSERTSRKANMAESSSSSESESYSVLTWDQVSRLNEVLTEAVPVHGRGNFPTLEVRLKDIVQMVRNRLEQRGIQVKDIRLNGSTASHVLVKDIGWSYKDLDIIFRVDLPQEAQFQLIKDVVLGTLLDFLPEGVNKEKITPMTLKEAYVQKLVKVYTEQDRWSLISLSNNNGRNVELKFVDSIRRQFEFSVDSFQIILDSLLSYYDFSENPMSQHFHPTVVGESVYGDFAVALDHLRNKLIATKRPEEIRGGGLLKYCNLLVRDFRPTDEEEFKALERYMCSRFFIDFPDIGEQQRKLEAYLQSHFVGEEKSKYDYLMILRRVVNESTVCLMGHERRQTLNLISLTAFRVLAEQNAIPDASSVTCYYQPAPYVRDLNFSNYYVASCNQSIPTWLPCN; encoded by the exons ATGGCCGCTGCTGAAGTAGCTGGAAACGTCGCTGTCAG tttgtctGAGAGAACCTCAAGAAAGGCAAACATGGCTGAATCCTCATCCAGCAGCGAGAGCGAGTCCTACAGCGTACTCACCTGGGACCAGGTGAGCCGCTTGAACGAGGTGCTTACCGAGGCGGTGCCGGTCCACGGCCGTGGCAACTTTCCCACCTTGGAGGTCCGGCTGAAGGACATTGTGCAGATGGTGCGTAACCGTCTGGAGCAGAGGGGCATTCAGGTCAAAGACATCCGCCTAAATGGCTCCACAGCCAGCCACGTCCTAGTGAAAGACATCGGTTGGAGCTACAAAGATCTGGACATTATCTTCAGAGTTGACCTTCCCCAGGAAGCACAGTTCCAGCTCATCAAAGATGTGGTGCTGGGTACTTTGTTGGACTTCCTGCCAGAGGGGGTGAACAAGGAGAAAATCACACCCATGACCCTGAAGGAGGCTTACGTGCAGAAACTGGTGAAGGTCTACACCGAGCAAGACCGCTGGTCCCTCATCTCCCTGTCCAACAACAACGGTCGCAACGTGGAGCTCAAGTTTGTGGACTCGATCCGCAGGCAGTTCGAGTTCAGTGTGGACTCCTTCCAGATCATTCTGGACTCCCTGCTGTCGTATTATGACTTCTCAGAAAACCCCATGTCTCAGCATTTTCATCCCACTGTGGTTGGGGAGAGTGTGTACGGAGACTTTGCTGTTGCTCTGGACCACCTCAGGAACAAGCTGATAGCCACCAAAAGGCCCGAGGAGATCCGTGGCGGTGGGTTGCTGAAATACTGTAACCTCCTGGTGAGGGACTTTAGGCCCACGGATGAGGAGGAGTTCAAAGCCCTGGAGCGTTACATGTGCTCTCGGTTTTTCATCGATTTTCCTGACATTGGCGAACAGCAGAGGAAACTGGAGGCCTACCTGCAGAGTCACTTTGTGGGCGAAGAGAAGAGCAAGTATGACTACCTCATGATCCTGCGACGGGTCGTGAATGAGAGCACAGTGTGCCTCATGGGACACGAAAGGAGGCAGACGCTCAACCTCATCTCACTCACAGCTTTCCGGGTGCTGGCCGAACAGAATGCCATACCGGACGCGTCCAGTGTCACCTGTTACTACCAGCCGGCCCCTTATGTCAGAGACTTAAACTTTAGTAACTATTATGTGGCCTCGTGTAACCAGTCCATTCCAACATGGCTGCCGTGTAACTAA
- the tent5c gene encoding terminal nucleotidyltransferase 5C isoform X2 — protein sequence MAESSSSSESESYSVLTWDQVSRLNEVLTEAVPVHGRGNFPTLEVRLKDIVQMVRNRLEQRGIQVKDIRLNGSTASHVLVKDIGWSYKDLDIIFRVDLPQEAQFQLIKDVVLGTLLDFLPEGVNKEKITPMTLKEAYVQKLVKVYTEQDRWSLISLSNNNGRNVELKFVDSIRRQFEFSVDSFQIILDSLLSYYDFSENPMSQHFHPTVVGESVYGDFAVALDHLRNKLIATKRPEEIRGGGLLKYCNLLVRDFRPTDEEEFKALERYMCSRFFIDFPDIGEQQRKLEAYLQSHFVGEEKSKYDYLMILRRVVNESTVCLMGHERRQTLNLISLTAFRVLAEQNAIPDASSVTCYYQPAPYVRDLNFSNYYVASCNQSIPTWLPCN from the coding sequence ATGGCTGAATCCTCATCCAGCAGCGAGAGCGAGTCCTACAGCGTACTCACCTGGGACCAGGTGAGCCGCTTGAACGAGGTGCTTACCGAGGCGGTGCCGGTCCACGGCCGTGGCAACTTTCCCACCTTGGAGGTCCGGCTGAAGGACATTGTGCAGATGGTGCGTAACCGTCTGGAGCAGAGGGGCATTCAGGTCAAAGACATCCGCCTAAATGGCTCCACAGCCAGCCACGTCCTAGTGAAAGACATCGGTTGGAGCTACAAAGATCTGGACATTATCTTCAGAGTTGACCTTCCCCAGGAAGCACAGTTCCAGCTCATCAAAGATGTGGTGCTGGGTACTTTGTTGGACTTCCTGCCAGAGGGGGTGAACAAGGAGAAAATCACACCCATGACCCTGAAGGAGGCTTACGTGCAGAAACTGGTGAAGGTCTACACCGAGCAAGACCGCTGGTCCCTCATCTCCCTGTCCAACAACAACGGTCGCAACGTGGAGCTCAAGTTTGTGGACTCGATCCGCAGGCAGTTCGAGTTCAGTGTGGACTCCTTCCAGATCATTCTGGACTCCCTGCTGTCGTATTATGACTTCTCAGAAAACCCCATGTCTCAGCATTTTCATCCCACTGTGGTTGGGGAGAGTGTGTACGGAGACTTTGCTGTTGCTCTGGACCACCTCAGGAACAAGCTGATAGCCACCAAAAGGCCCGAGGAGATCCGTGGCGGTGGGTTGCTGAAATACTGTAACCTCCTGGTGAGGGACTTTAGGCCCACGGATGAGGAGGAGTTCAAAGCCCTGGAGCGTTACATGTGCTCTCGGTTTTTCATCGATTTTCCTGACATTGGCGAACAGCAGAGGAAACTGGAGGCCTACCTGCAGAGTCACTTTGTGGGCGAAGAGAAGAGCAAGTATGACTACCTCATGATCCTGCGACGGGTCGTGAATGAGAGCACAGTGTGCCTCATGGGACACGAAAGGAGGCAGACGCTCAACCTCATCTCACTCACAGCTTTCCGGGTGCTGGCCGAACAGAATGCCATACCGGACGCGTCCAGTGTCACCTGTTACTACCAGCCGGCCCCTTATGTCAGAGACTTAAACTTTAGTAACTATTATGTGGCCTCGTGTAACCAGTCCATTCCAACATGGCTGCCGTGTAACTAA